A part of Streptomyces sp. NBC_01210 genomic DNA contains:
- a CDS encoding fructose-specific PTS transporter subunit EIIC: MAAEKLAQAAEALGIDMKVETQGSIGAENVFSDNDVIDADGIIIAADKDVDRSRFAGKKVLAVGVAEGIHHPERLIEQVQKAPVQGAGGGGGDATPPSSAGGSGKERSVAYKALMNGVSYMIPFVVVGGLLIAISLALGGHATPEGYTIPKDSFWLDVNNIGVAGFTLMIPILSGYIAYAIGDRPALVPGMIGGWIAAHGELYGSPKAGAGFIGAIVTGFLAGYLVLWIKKVKVPKFVRPIMPIIVIPIVATSVLGLLFINLIGKPISWVFTHLTDWLSGMTGTSAILLGAILGLMIAFDMGGPVNKTAFLFGAGLIATGNQTVMGMCAAAIPVMPLGQGLATLIRRRLYSEQERETGMAALFMGMFGISEGAIPFAAARPAQVIPANMLGGAVAGAIAGLAGVEDAVPHGGPIVAVLGAVGGVPMFFLAVAIGTVVTAITTNALIDVKERRTRGAGAPAPVSVGVGVDALVPEPALVGVGAGGVAGGVRTETALTSPPPPAAEQPEPAEPAEDDVLSGYLTVQTVKVQLSADSKEDAIREMAAMLAGTGKVADRDALVAAAFAREDQGTTGLGEEIAIPHAKTDAVTAPIVGFARSAEGVEWGSLDGTKAKLIFMITVPEAAAGDEHLRILALLSRKLMDSGFRERLTGASDEAAILDVLREIQ; the protein is encoded by the coding sequence ATGGCGGCGGAGAAGCTGGCGCAGGCCGCAGAGGCGCTCGGCATCGATATGAAGGTGGAGACTCAAGGCTCCATCGGGGCCGAGAATGTCTTCTCTGACAACGATGTCATAGACGCCGACGGCATCATCATCGCGGCTGACAAGGACGTGGACCGCAGCCGGTTCGCAGGGAAGAAGGTGCTGGCCGTCGGAGTCGCCGAGGGCATCCACCACCCCGAGCGGCTGATCGAGCAGGTGCAGAAGGCTCCCGTGCAGGGGGCGGGCGGCGGGGGCGGGGACGCGACACCGCCGAGCAGCGCGGGCGGGAGTGGCAAGGAGCGCAGCGTCGCGTACAAGGCGCTGATGAACGGCGTCTCGTACATGATCCCGTTCGTGGTGGTCGGCGGGCTGCTGATCGCCATCTCGCTGGCGTTGGGGGGTCATGCGACGCCCGAGGGTTACACCATCCCGAAGGACTCCTTCTGGCTGGACGTCAACAACATCGGTGTCGCCGGCTTCACGCTGATGATCCCGATCCTCTCCGGCTACATCGCGTACGCCATCGGGGACCGGCCCGCACTGGTGCCGGGCATGATCGGCGGATGGATTGCCGCGCACGGCGAGCTCTACGGTTCGCCGAAGGCCGGCGCGGGCTTCATCGGTGCGATCGTCACCGGCTTCCTGGCCGGCTATCTGGTGTTGTGGATCAAGAAGGTCAAGGTCCCGAAGTTCGTCCGGCCGATCATGCCGATCATCGTGATCCCGATCGTCGCGACCTCCGTGCTGGGGCTCTTGTTCATCAACCTCATCGGCAAGCCGATCTCGTGGGTCTTCACGCATCTCACCGACTGGCTCAGCGGGATGACCGGGACCAGTGCGATTCTGCTGGGCGCGATCCTGGGGCTCATGATCGCGTTCGACATGGGCGGGCCGGTCAACAAGACCGCGTTCCTCTTCGGCGCCGGTCTGATCGCCACCGGCAACCAGACCGTCATGGGTATGTGCGCTGCCGCGATTCCGGTCATGCCGCTCGGGCAGGGGCTCGCCACGCTGATCCGGCGGCGGCTCTACTCGGAGCAGGAGCGGGAGACCGGTATGGCCGCGCTCTTCATGGGGATGTTCGGGATTTCGGAGGGCGCGATTCCGTTCGCGGCGGCCAGGCCGGCCCAGGTCATTCCGGCGAACATGCTCGGTGGTGCGGTGGCCGGTGCGATCGCGGGTCTGGCCGGCGTGGAGGACGCGGTTCCGCACGGTGGGCCGATCGTGGCCGTGCTCGGTGCGGTCGGAGGGGTGCCGATGTTCTTCCTGGCGGTCGCGATCGGCACCGTCGTCACCGCGATCACCACGAATGCGCTGATCGACGTCAAGGAGCGGAGGACGCGCGGGGCCGGTGCGCCGGCGCCCGTGAGTGTGGGCGTGGGCGTGGATGCGCTGGTGCCCGAGCCGGCCCTTGTCGGGGTCGGTGCCGGGGGCGTTGCCGGGGGCGTACGGACCGAGACCGCGCTCACTTCCCCGCCGCCGCCTGCGGCCGAGCAGCCCGAACCGGCCGAACCGGCCGAGGACGACGTGCTGTCCGGATATCTGACCGTGCAGACCGTCAAGGTTCAGCTGTCCGCCGACAGCAAGGAAGACGCCATCCGGGAGATGGCCGCGATGCTCGCCGGCACGGGCAAGGTCGCCGATCGCGACGCGCTCGTGGCGGCCGCCTTCGCCCGCGAGGACCAGGGCACCACCGGGCTCGGTGAGGAGATCGCCATCCCCCACGCCAAGACCGATGCGGTCACCGCGCCGATCGTCGGGTTCGCGCGGTCGGCGGAGGGCGTGGAGTGGGGTTCGCTCGACGGTACGAAGGCCAAGCTGATCTTCATGATCACGGTGCCGGAGGCGGCCGCCGGCGATGAGCACCTGCGGATCCTGGCGCTGCTGTCGCGCAAGCTCATGGACTCCGGTTTCCGGGAGCGGCTGACGGGCGCGTCCGACGAGGCGGCGATCCTCGACGTGCTGCGCGAGATCCAGTAG
- a CDS encoding cation diffusion facilitator family transporter — protein sequence MSASGGTKAIVAALGANIAIAVAKFVAFLFSGSSSMLAESVHSLADSGNQGLLLLGGKKAKREATPQHPFGYGRERYIYAFLVSIVLFSVGGMFAIYEGYEKIKHPHEIEAWYWPIGVLVFAIIAESFSFRTAIKESNETRGNHSWTEFVRRAKAPELPVVLLEDLGALVGLVLALIGVGLALGTGNGVWDGIGTLCIGILLIVIALVLAAETKSLLLGEAAATDDVEKIKAALVDGDVVTGIIHMRTLHLGPDELLVAAKIAVKHDDTASEVADAINAAEDRIRNAVPIARVIYLEPDIYSESAAAAGINPAKAPGGPGPETSH from the coding sequence ATGAGCGCGTCAGGCGGAACAAAGGCGATCGTGGCGGCACTGGGCGCCAACATCGCAATCGCGGTAGCGAAGTTCGTTGCGTTCCTCTTCAGCGGCTCGTCGTCGATGCTCGCGGAGAGCGTCCACTCGCTCGCGGACTCCGGAAACCAGGGGCTGCTGCTGCTCGGCGGCAAGAAGGCCAAGCGCGAGGCGACTCCGCAACACCCCTTCGGCTACGGCCGTGAGCGGTACATCTACGCCTTCCTCGTCTCCATCGTGCTCTTCTCGGTCGGCGGCATGTTCGCGATCTACGAGGGCTACGAGAAGATCAAGCACCCGCACGAGATCGAGGCCTGGTACTGGCCGATCGGCGTCCTGGTCTTCGCGATCATCGCCGAGTCCTTCTCCTTCCGTACCGCGATCAAGGAGTCCAACGAGACACGCGGCAATCACTCGTGGACCGAATTCGTCCGCCGCGCCAAGGCCCCGGAGCTTCCGGTCGTCCTCCTGGAGGACCTGGGCGCGCTGGTCGGTCTGGTCCTGGCGCTCATCGGCGTGGGCCTGGCCCTGGGTACCGGCAACGGCGTCTGGGACGGCATCGGCACCCTCTGCATCGGCATCCTGCTCATCGTGATCGCGCTGGTCCTGGCGGCCGAGACGAAGTCCCTGCTGCTGGGCGAGGCGGCCGCCACGGACGATGTCGAGAAGATCAAGGCGGCCCTCGTGGACGGTGATGTGGTCACCGGCATCATCCACATGCGTACGCTCCACCTCGGCCCGGATGAACTGCTGGTCGCAGCCAAGATCGCGGTCAAGCACGACGACACGGCCTCCGAGGTCGCGGACGCGATCAACGCCGCCGAGGACCGCATCCGTAACGCGGTCCCGATCGCCCGCGTGATCTACCTGGAGCCGGACATCTACAGCGAGTCGGCGGCCGCGGCGGGTATCAACCCGGCGAAGGCCCCGGGCGGTCCGGGCCCGGAGACCTCCCACTGA
- the manA gene encoding mannose-6-phosphate isomerase, class I: MDRLSNTVRPYAWGSTTAIPDLLGVAPTGEPQAEMWMGAHPGAPSRVTRSTADQPLFDVIASDPVRELGSAAVEKFGPRLPFLLKILAAGAPLSLQVHPNLEQAREGYAAEESAGVPIDAPHRNYKDANHKPELICALTPFDGLCGFRTPVESADLLAGLEVDSLKPYVDLLHAHPEEAALREVLTAILSADPAEMAATVTEAAAAAERLGGAYAPYAAIAHQFPGDPGVIAAMLLNYVQLQPGEALFLGAGVPHTYLNGLGVEIMANSDNVLRCGLTPKHVDVPELLRIVRFEATDPGVLRPEAAPSGEEVYGTPIHEFRLSRYTLAPGAQPRDLTAPTSQILLCTAGSVTVDSVPAGSATAGELTLAPGESAFVPAGDKAEISGTGSGSGTVFRATVVA; the protein is encoded by the coding sequence ATGGATCGCCTCTCCAACACCGTGCGCCCCTACGCCTGGGGCTCCACGACCGCCATCCCGGACCTGCTCGGCGTCGCCCCCACCGGCGAGCCACAGGCCGAGATGTGGATGGGCGCCCACCCGGGAGCGCCCTCCCGCGTCACCCGCAGCACTGCCGACCAGCCGCTGTTCGACGTCATCGCCTCCGATCCGGTACGCGAACTCGGCTCCGCGGCCGTCGAGAAGTTCGGACCGCGCCTCCCCTTCCTCCTCAAGATCCTCGCGGCCGGCGCTCCTCTCTCCCTCCAGGTCCACCCGAACCTCGAGCAGGCGAGGGAGGGCTACGCCGCCGAGGAGAGCGCGGGCGTCCCGATCGACGCTCCGCACCGCAACTACAAGGACGCCAACCACAAGCCCGAACTGATCTGCGCGCTCACGCCCTTCGACGGCCTGTGCGGATTCCGTACGCCCGTCGAGTCCGCCGATCTCCTCGCCGGACTCGAGGTGGATTCACTCAAGCCGTACGTCGATCTCCTCCACGCCCACCCGGAAGAGGCCGCGCTCCGCGAGGTGCTGACCGCCATCCTGAGCGCCGACCCGGCCGAGATGGCCGCCACCGTCACCGAAGCGGCGGCCGCCGCGGAACGTCTCGGCGGCGCCTACGCCCCGTACGCCGCGATTGCGCACCAATTCCCCGGCGACCCGGGCGTGATCGCCGCCATGCTGCTCAACTACGTCCAACTGCAGCCCGGCGAGGCGCTGTTCCTCGGCGCCGGCGTCCCGCATACGTATCTCAACGGCCTCGGTGTCGAGATCATGGCCAACTCCGACAATGTGCTGCGCTGCGGACTGACCCCCAAGCATGTGGACGTGCCCGAACTGCTGCGCATCGTCCGCTTCGAGGCGACCGACCCGGGCGTTCTGCGCCCGGAGGCCGCGCCCTCGGGCGAGGAGGTCTACGGGACCCCGATCCATGAGTTCCGCCTCTCCCGCTACACGCTGGCTCCCGGCGCGCAGCCCCGCGATCTCACCGCTCCCACCTCGCAGATCCTGCTCTGCACGGCGGGCAGCGTGACGGTGGACAGCGTGCCTGCGGGAAGTGCGACGGCCGGTGAGCTGACCCTCGCCCCTGGCGAGTCGGCTTTCGTCCCGGCGGGGGACAAGGCGGAGATCTCGGGCACTGGATCCGGTTCCGGCACCGTCTTCCGAGCCACTGTGGTGGCCTGA
- a CDS encoding SIS domain-containing protein yields MLDESLLDAPDALARADRRGLLRGAAEAGARVRTAARHAAEAGIAEIKPEGRPRSVLIAGAGTAATGVADLVSALAGATAPVARLAPTGVAPAAGALRWALPGWAGSVDLLLITTTDGSEPGLALLAEQAYRRGCTVVAVAPQHSPLSEAVDGTHGLVVPMATAPHEMYEETQAASPGALWALFTPLLALLDRVGVLEAPPETLAKVADRLDATAERCGPAIATYSNPAKTLAAELADSLPLIWTEGAGAAPAGRRFAAVLAELAGRPALIAELPEALPAHGVLLAGALAAGADPEDFFRDRVAEQQALRARVVLLRDRPAGGLTAAPAARELALSHDTPISELEPEEGTELESIAELLAVTDFAAVYLALTASRAQA; encoded by the coding sequence ATGCTCGACGAGTCGCTCCTCGATGCCCCGGACGCCCTGGCCCGAGCCGATCGCCGAGGCCTCCTCCGAGGGGCCGCCGAGGCCGGGGCGCGTGTACGCACCGCCGCCAGGCACGCCGCCGAGGCAGGCATCGCCGAGATCAAGCCCGAGGGCCGCCCCCGGTCCGTACTCATCGCGGGCGCCGGCACCGCCGCCACCGGCGTCGCCGACCTGGTCAGCGCGCTCGCCGGCGCCACCGCCCCCGTCGCCCGGCTCGCCCCCACCGGCGTAGCCCCGGCCGCCGGCGCCCTGCGCTGGGCGCTGCCCGGCTGGGCCGGCTCCGTGGACCTCCTCCTCATCACGACCACCGACGGCAGCGAACCCGGCCTCGCCCTCCTCGCCGAGCAGGCGTACCGCCGCGGCTGCACCGTCGTCGCCGTAGCCCCCCAGCACTCCCCGCTCTCCGAGGCGGTCGACGGCACGCACGGCCTGGTCGTCCCCATGGCCACCGCCCCGCACGAGATGTACGAGGAGACCCAGGCCGCGAGCCCCGGCGCGCTGTGGGCGCTGTTCACTCCGCTCCTCGCGCTTCTCGACCGCGTCGGCGTACTCGAGGCGCCCCCGGAGACGCTCGCCAAGGTGGCCGACCGCCTCGACGCCACCGCCGAACGGTGCGGCCCGGCCATCGCGACGTACAGCAATCCCGCCAAGACGCTCGCCGCCGAGCTCGCCGACAGCCTCCCGCTCATCTGGACGGAGGGCGCCGGCGCCGCCCCTGCGGGCCGCCGCTTCGCCGCCGTACTGGCCGAGCTGGCCGGCCGGCCCGCCCTGATCGCGGAGCTCCCCGAGGCGCTCCCCGCCCACGGAGTGCTCCTCGCGGGCGCGCTCGCGGCAGGCGCCGACCCGGAGGACTTCTTCCGCGACCGTGTCGCGGAGCAGCAGGCCCTGCGCGCCCGCGTCGTACTTCTGCGCGACCGGCCCGCCGGCGGCCTCACCGCCGCGCCCGCCGCCCGCGAACTGGCGCTCAGCCACGACACCCCGATCAGCGAGCTCGAACCGGAGGAGGGCACCGAGCTGGAGTCGATCGCCGAACTCCTCGCCGTCACCGACTTCGCGGCCGTCTATCTGGCGCTGACGGCCTCGCGCGCTCAGGCCTGA
- a CDS encoding Trm112 family protein yields MPLEAGLLEILACPACHAPLSDRTAADTPELICTGKDCGLAYPVRDAIPVLLVDEARRPA; encoded by the coding sequence ATGCCGCTCGAAGCCGGCCTCCTGGAGATCCTCGCCTGCCCGGCCTGCCACGCTCCGCTCAGCGACCGCACGGCAGCCGACACACCCGAGCTGATCTGCACGGGCAAGGACTGCGGCCTGGCCTACCCGGTGCGGGACGCCATCCCCGTCCTCCTCGTCGACGAGGCACGCCGCCCGGCTTGA
- a CDS encoding phosphomannomutase/phosphoglucomutase yields MTADLSQIVKAYDVRGVVPDQWDEALAELFGAAFVQVTDADAIVVGHDMRPSSPGLSGAFARGAAARGADVTLIGLCSTDQLYFASGKLGLPGAMFTASHNPAQYNGIKMCRAGAAPVGQDTGLADIRALVESWSEQGAPAPAEVPGTVTELDTLTDYSAHLLSLVDLSAMRPLKVVVDAGNGMGGHTVPTVFGSLPLTLVPMYFELDGTFPNHEANPLDPRNIVDLQARVRSEGADLGLAFDGDADRCFVVDERGEGISPSAITALVAARELAKHPGGTVIHNLITSWSVPEVVRENGGTPARTRVGHSFIKEEMARTGAIFGGEHSAHYYFRDFWNADTGMLAALHVLAALGSQDGALSSLVAQYDRYTGSGEINSTVDDQAGRTAAVKAAFGAREDVTTDELDGLTVSTADWWFNLRPSNTEPLLRLNVEARDEATMTKVRDEVLTLVRAS; encoded by the coding sequence GTGACTGCTGATCTGTCGCAGATCGTGAAGGCGTACGACGTCCGCGGGGTGGTGCCGGATCAGTGGGACGAGGCCCTGGCCGAACTGTTCGGGGCCGCCTTCGTCCAGGTGACGGACGCGGACGCGATCGTCGTCGGCCATGACATGCGGCCGTCGTCGCCAGGGCTTTCCGGGGCGTTCGCGCGCGGGGCCGCGGCCCGGGGCGCGGATGTCACCCTGATCGGCCTGTGCTCGACGGACCAGCTGTACTTCGCTTCGGGGAAGCTGGGTCTGCCGGGCGCGATGTTCACCGCCTCGCACAACCCGGCGCAGTACAACGGCATCAAGATGTGCCGGGCGGGCGCCGCACCGGTGGGCCAGGACACGGGCCTCGCGGACATCCGCGCGCTGGTCGAGTCCTGGTCCGAGCAGGGCGCACCGGCCCCGGCCGAGGTGCCGGGCACGGTGACCGAGCTGGACACGCTGACGGACTACTCGGCGCATCTGCTGTCCCTGGTGGACCTGTCGGCGATGCGTCCGCTGAAGGTGGTCGTGGACGCGGGCAACGGCATGGGCGGCCACACCGTCCCGACCGTCTTCGGGTCCCTGCCCCTCACTCTCGTACCGATGTACTTCGAGCTGGACGGCACGTTCCCCAACCACGAGGCGAACCCGCTGGACCCGCGGAACATCGTCGACCTCCAGGCCCGCGTCCGGTCCGAGGGCGCGGACCTGGGCCTGGCGTTCGACGGCGACGCGGACCGCTGCTTCGTCGTGGACGAGCGCGGCGAGGGCATCTCGCCGTCGGCGATCACGGCGCTGGTGGCGGCGCGTGAGCTGGCCAAGCACCCCGGCGGCACGGTGATCCACAACCTGATCACGTCGTGGTCGGTCCCGGAGGTCGTCCGCGAGAACGGCGGCACTCCGGCCCGTACGCGGGTCGGCCACTCCTTCATCAAGGAGGAGATGGCCCGTACGGGAGCGATCTTCGGCGGCGAGCACTCGGCGCACTACTACTTCCGGGACTTCTGGAACGCGGACACCGGCATGCTGGCGGCGCTGCATGTACTGGCGGCGCTGGGCTCGCAGGACGGCGCGCTGTCGTCGCTGGTCGCACAGTACGACCGGTACACGGGCTCGGGCGAGATCAACTCCACGGTCGACGACCAGGCGGGCCGTACGGCGGCGGTGAAGGCTGCGTTCGGGGCGCGCGAGGACGTGACGACCGACGAACTGGACGGCCTGACGGTGTCGACGGCGGACTGGTGGTTCAACCTCCGCCCGTCGAACACCGAGCCACTGCTGCGCCTGAACGTGGAGGCACGCGACGAGGCGACGATGACGAAGGTGCGGGACGAGGTCCTGACACTGGTCCGTGCTTCCTGA
- a CDS encoding L-lactate permease — translation MFVQELEPVADSLALSALVAALPLVTVMVLLGAVRMKAHRAGLIGLAVAALVAWLAYGMPLGQTLSAGAQGALFGLFPIMWIVVNALWVYRMTVRTQHFDILRRSFGRLSDDPRIQALVIAFCFGALLEALAGFGAPVAICSVMLVALGFDPVKAAVVSLVANTAPVAFGAMGTPVVTLAQVTGLPLDSVASVVGRQTPLLALVVPLVLVGLVDGRRGLRETWAPALGCGFAFAAAQFAAANYVSAQLADIGAALVGAAALIAVPGARRPAAEPVRAAVLTGVRSEDLDHEDPRREVVRAYAPYALIVAIFSVAQIPPVKRLLAEATRVFDWPFLDVASPEGKPVGANVFTMPLVSTGGTLVLLAGAVTAFVLGVRGRVALREWAATVHELRYAILTVTSVLALAYVMNLSGQAASIGHLVAAAGAGLAFLSPVLGWFGVAVSGSDTSANALFGALQVTAARESGLSPELLAAANSSGGVLGKMMSPQNLTIACAAVGLAGKEGDLLRKVLPWSLGLLLVMCLIVTAQSTPVLGWMLP, via the coding sequence GTGTTCGTGCAGGAACTGGAACCCGTCGCCGACTCGCTCGCCCTGTCCGCCCTCGTCGCCGCGCTCCCGCTGGTCACCGTCATGGTGCTGCTCGGAGCCGTACGGATGAAGGCCCACCGCGCCGGACTCATCGGCCTCGCCGTCGCGGCGCTGGTCGCCTGGCTCGCCTACGGAATGCCCCTCGGCCAGACCCTCTCGGCCGGCGCACAGGGTGCGCTCTTCGGCCTCTTCCCCATCATGTGGATCGTCGTCAACGCCCTGTGGGTGTACCGGATGACGGTCCGTACCCAGCACTTCGACATCCTGCGGCGTTCCTTCGGCCGACTCTCCGACGACCCTCGCATCCAGGCCCTCGTCATCGCCTTCTGCTTCGGTGCGCTGCTCGAAGCACTCGCCGGTTTCGGCGCGCCGGTCGCCATCTGTTCGGTGATGCTCGTCGCGCTCGGCTTCGACCCGGTCAAGGCGGCGGTCGTCTCGCTCGTGGCCAACACCGCGCCCGTCGCGTTCGGCGCCATGGGCACCCCGGTGGTGACGCTCGCTCAGGTCACCGGCCTGCCGCTGGACTCGGTCGCCTCGGTGGTCGGCCGCCAGACGCCGCTGCTCGCCCTCGTCGTGCCGCTGGTGCTGGTCGGTCTTGTCGACGGGCGGCGGGGTCTGCGGGAGACCTGGGCGCCCGCGCTCGGCTGCGGATTCGCTTTCGCGGCAGCCCAGTTCGCGGCGGCCAACTATGTCTCGGCCCAACTCGCCGACATCGGAGCGGCGTTGGTGGGCGCGGCAGCACTGATCGCGGTGCCGGGCGCGCGCAGGCCGGCCGCGGAGCCGGTACGTGCTGCGGTGCTCACAGGCGTACGGAGCGAGGACCTGGACCACGAGGACCCGCGGCGCGAAGTGGTGCGCGCCTACGCCCCGTACGCACTCATCGTCGCGATCTTCTCCGTCGCCCAGATACCACCTGTCAAACGGCTGCTGGCGGAGGCGACCCGTGTCTTCGACTGGCCGTTCCTCGATGTCGCGAGCCCGGAGGGGAAGCCGGTCGGCGCGAATGTCTTCACGATGCCGCTCGTCTCCACCGGCGGGACGCTGGTGCTGCTCGCGGGAGCGGTGACCGCGTTCGTCCTGGGCGTACGCGGGCGGGTGGCGCTGCGCGAGTGGGCGGCGACCGTGCACGAACTGCGGTACGCGATCCTCACGGTCACCTCCGTACTGGCACTCGCGTATGTCATGAACCTGTCCGGACAGGCCGCCTCCATCGGTCACCTCGTGGCCGCGGCGGGCGCGGGACTTGCCTTCCTCTCCCCGGTGCTCGGCTGGTTCGGCGTCGCGGTCTCCGGCTCGGACACCTCCGCGAACGCGCTCTTCGGCGCGCTTCAGGTGACGGCGGCGCGGGAATCTGGTCTCTCGCCCGAGCTGTTGGCGGCGGCCAACAGTTCCGGAGGGGTCCTCGGCAAGATGATGTCGCCGCAGAATCTGACGATCGCCTGCGCGGCGGTCGGGCTCGCGGGCAAGGAGGGCGACCTGCTGCGCAAGGTGCTCCCGTGGAGCCTGGGACTGCTCCTGGTGATGTGCCTGATCGTGACTGCACAGAGCACACCGGTACTGGGCTGGATGCTGCCTTAG
- a CDS encoding DUF3499 domain-containing protein, producing MESRRSPLKSAVPSNVVSPVRRCSRTACGRPAVATLTYVYADSTAVLGPLATYAEPHCYDLCAEHSERLTAPRGWEVVRLTDGSAPPRPSGDDLEALANAVREAARPQGRTAEAGAQNGRRTADPREVARRGHLRVLRSPDS from the coding sequence GTGGAGAGTCGTCGCAGCCCGCTCAAGAGTGCGGTACCGTCCAACGTCGTGAGCCCTGTACGTCGCTGTTCGCGCACCGCGTGCGGCCGCCCCGCCGTCGCGACACTGACGTACGTCTATGCCGATTCGACCGCGGTCCTCGGCCCGCTCGCCACCTATGCCGAGCCCCACTGCTACGACCTGTGCGCCGAGCACAGCGAGCGCCTGACCGCCCCGCGCGGCTGGGAGGTCGTGCGGCTCACCGACGGCTCCGCCCCGCCCCGCCCCAGCGGCGACGATCTTGAGGCGCTCGCCAATGCCGTACGGGAGGCAGCCCGCCCGCAGGGACGGACCGCCGAAGCCGGCGCGCAGAACGGCCGCCGCACGGCGGACCCGAGGGAGGTCGCGCGCCGCGGCCATCTGCGAGTGCTGCGTTCCCCGGACTCCTGA
- a CDS encoding metallopeptidase family protein, whose translation MDSSVPPRPSEPRPRRRDRHGRGMRGPVAPPQVPLAASRAESFRDLVQDSVERLERRWPQLADVDFLVLDVPGAPDESVPLGSSAPAEKERRAQIVVYRRPVEIRTKNRDERALLVHEVVVEQVAELLGLAPESVDPRYGQD comes from the coding sequence ATGGACAGTTCTGTGCCGCCCCGCCCGTCCGAACCGCGGCCGCGTCGCCGCGACCGCCACGGCCGCGGGATGCGCGGGCCGGTCGCGCCGCCCCAGGTACCCCTCGCCGCCAGCCGGGCCGAGTCCTTCCGGGACCTGGTGCAGGACTCGGTGGAGCGGCTGGAGCGACGCTGGCCACAGCTCGCCGACGTCGATTTCCTCGTACTGGACGTGCCGGGCGCGCCGGACGAGTCGGTGCCGCTGGGCAGCTCGGCTCCCGCGGAAAAGGAACGGCGGGCTCAGATCGTGGTCTACCGGCGGCCCGTCGAGATCCGGACGAAGAATCGCGACGAGCGCGCACTGCTGGTGCACGAGGTCGTCGTGGAGCAGGTGGCTGAGCTGCTGGGGCTGGCGCCGGAGTCGGTCGACCCGCGATACGGACAGGACTGA